One bacterium genomic window, TCTCCTGCTTTGGCAGATATAAATGGAGAAAATGGTCTTGAAATTGTCATATCGGGGGGTAGGGATGGCAAATTATATGTCTGGAATCACCGGGGAGAGGCCTTAAAGGGTTGGCCATTTAATACAAATGAAGGGCTTTTTACCTCGCCGGTTTTAGGTGATATTAATGGTGACGGTAAAATAGAAATAGCCGTGGCTTCAACCAACGGTAATGTATATGTATGGGATACTCAAGGCAGTTTATTGAAGAGTTGGTTAATGTTTTCTAAGACATATTCCGACGGTGATATATATTCTGATTTGGCCCTGGGCAATATTGACCAAGACGGTGATCTGGAAATAATCGCCGCTGCAGTAGAATACTCATACTCAGAGAAGAAACTCGTAAATGGTGGAATATACGTCTGGGATCATCAGGGAAAGTTACTGTTTAGCCAACCGACAAATGGTATACCATTATCTCCAGCCATAGGGGACATAAATGGAGATGGTAAGATCGACATAGTGGCTGGCTCGGAAGGTTCTCTGTGGAGTGGCTCTAACGCGGATATTTCTGCCTGGGACCAAAATGGAAATCTTACTCTTAGCTGGTCAGTTCAGGGAATGGAAGGAAATGATGTAGTCTTAAGTGATTTAGATGGGGATGGAAAAATAGATATAGTCACTGGAGGGACAGGGCGGAGCGATAATGAAATCAAGAACAGAGGTCTTCTCTGCGTTTGGTCGCTACCTGATAGCCAATATTATGATGTCAAAAATATTCATTGGCCAATGTACCGTCATGATGCGCGGCATATAGGGTTGTATCCTTCTTCACCGGACTCTACCCCACCGAGTAAGCCGGTAGTAACCGATGACGGGGATGTGACCTTGGATAAGACCAAACTGCACGCTAAATGGTCTGCTTCTGACCCGGAATCGGGCATTGCCGAATATCAGTATGCCATCGGGACGACCTCTGGAGGGACAGATGTGGTGGGCTGGACTTCGGTCGGTACCACCACTGAGATAACTAAGACTGGTCTGAATCTCACCTGGGGACAGACCTACTATTTTGCGGTCAAGGCCAAGAACGGAGCCGGGTTGTGGAGCGAAGTGGGGATAAGTAATGGGATTAAGGTGAATGACTCCACTCCACCAACCAAGCCGGTAGTAACCGATGACGGGGATGTGACCTCGGATAAGACCAAACTGCACGCTAAGTGGTCTTCCTCTGACCCTGAGTCAGGTATTGTCGAATATCAGTATGCCATCGGGACGACCTCTGGAGGGACAAATGTGGTGGGCTGGACTTCGGTCGGCCTCGCCACCGAGGTAACTAAGAGCGGATTGAATCTCATCTGGGGACAGACCTACTATTTTGCGGTCAAGGCCAAGAACGGGGCCGGGTTGTGGAGCGAAGTCGGGGTAAGCAATGGGATTAAGGTGAACGACCCCACTCCACCGAGCAAGCCGGTAGTAACCGATGACGGGGATGTGACCTCGGATAAGACCAAACTGCACGCTAAATGGTCTGCCTCTGACCGCGAATCGGGCATTACCGAATATCAGTATGCCATCGGGACGACCTCTGGAAGGACAAATGTGGTAGGTTGGACTTCGGTCGGCCTCTTTACCGAAGTAACTAAGAGCGGATTGAATCTCATCTGGGGACAGGCCTACTATTTTGCGATCAGGGCCAAGAACGGAGCCGGGTTGTGGA contains:
- a CDS encoding FG-GAP-like repeat-containing protein; amino-acid sequence: MVAVKDIGSGKETNGEIKLEVKITNQCPLTSSSASISTAYDSRPPVITRGPLILEMTNNSATISWTTNEESTSKVEYGLKDYNASKKEVSDSSKVQEHKMILPGLVYGKTYQARVISEDEARNLVTSEIFLFTVITPKGGWPLALDNDEIHASPVIGDIDKDGKEDIIIASYYGKIYALSHDGKIKWSFTAGPRNYTWIESSPALGDIDKDGYLEVVIGVCDNTNTYKGKIYALNHDGTQKWSVSTDGHISSSPAIGDIDNDGYGEVIIGSEDKKVYALNHEGKSVNGWPKVTGSVGISSPALADINGENGLEIVISGGRDGKLYVWNHRGEALKGWPFNTNEGLFTSPVLGDINGDGKIEIAVASTNGNVYVWDTQGSLLKSWLMFSKTYSDGDIYSDLALGNIDQDGDLEIIAAAVEYSYSEKKLVNGGIYVWDHQGKLLFSQPTNGIPLSPAIGDINGDGKIDIVAGSEGSLWSGSNADISAWDQNGNLTLSWSVQGMEGNDVVLSDLDGDGKIDIVTGGTGRSDNEIKNRGLLCVWSLPDSQYYDVKNIHWPMYRHDARHIGLYPSSPDSTPPSKPVVTDDGDVTLDKTKLHAKWSASDPESGIAEYQYAIGTTSGGTDVVGWTSVGTTTEITKTGLNLTWGQTYYFAVKAKNGAGLWSEVGISNGIKVNDSTPPTKPVVTDDGDVTSDKTKLHAKWSSSDPESGIVEYQYAIGTTSGGTNVVGWTSVGLATEVTKSGLNLIWGQTYYFAVKAKNGAGLWSEVGVSNGIKVNDPTPPSKPVVTDDGDVTSDKTKLHAKWSASDRESGITEYQYAIGTTSGRTNVVGWTSVGLFTEVTKSGLNLIWGQAYYFAIRAKNGAGLWSGVGVSNGITVKDAAPPVVNITSPANGATVKGTVTVTANASDNVRVTKVEFYIDNSLKANDTSNPYSYAWNTPPLWLRGITPLRSSPTIRPETRPRRPVR